One region of Parerythrobacter jejuensis genomic DNA includes:
- a CDS encoding SOUL family heme-binding protein, translating to MRKRLLIAAGIGLAAIGGVAGLAQYRSIEKPAHTVVTADGDFELRQYAPMVVAEVTHSGSRERALNAGFRRLAAYIFAEDRPGEAIAMTSPVIQDPPEKIAMTAPVIQDGDDGGAWRTRFVMPSKYTLDTLPQPPEDIALEEIPGRRMVAVKFAGAPGTADLQAQEVRLREWMATQDLSASGPAEYAFYDAPMVPAPLRRNEVMIPVDAE from the coding sequence ATGCGTAAGAGACTTTTGATAGCAGCTGGTATCGGCCTTGCCGCGATCGGCGGGGTTGCAGGCCTGGCGCAATATCGCTCGATCGAGAAACCTGCCCATACTGTCGTGACAGCAGATGGCGATTTCGAACTGCGCCAATACGCGCCGATGGTGGTTGCCGAAGTGACCCATTCCGGCAGCCGCGAACGCGCTCTCAATGCCGGTTTTCGCCGTCTTGCAGCCTATATCTTCGCTGAGGACCGGCCTGGCGAAGCCATTGCAATGACATCGCCGGTTATCCAGGACCCGCCCGAGAAAATCGCGATGACTGCACCTGTAATCCAGGATGGGGATGATGGCGGCGCATGGCGCACACGTTTTGTAATGCCGTCCAAATACACCCTCGACACCCTGCCGCAGCCGCCCGAGGATATCGCGCTGGAAGAGATCCCAGGTCGCCGGATGGTCGCGGTGAAGTTTGCGGGCGCGCCGGGTACGGCTGATCTGCAGGCGCAGGAAGTTCGGTTGCGTGAGTGGATGGCAACCCAGGACTTGAGCGCTTCCGGTCCGGCTGAGTATGCGTTTTATGACGCACCAATGGTACCGGCACCGTTGCGCCGCAATGAAGTGATGATCCCGGTCGACGCAGAGTAA
- a CDS encoding glutathione S-transferase family protein — protein sequence MSELKAYHLPGRWGLVTVSPFCLKLDAFMRMTNLPHESLTAATPFGGPKKKAPWITHKGRKIGDSAIIIDYLKETFGVDPDAHLDASQRGIARAIQRLVEENLYWAMVYDRWQRPSNWPILTGSVLGDIPLPIRMVLAPIARRGVAKQLAGHGMGLHAEHEIEDIARGDIDALAGILGDQEWFLGNQPSMADATVYSLLANIIYVPFASPMNAMIEGHRNLRAFLDRFRARFYPEEVSD from the coding sequence ATGTCCGAGTTGAAAGCCTATCACCTGCCTGGCCGCTGGGGTCTCGTGACGGTCAGTCCATTCTGCCTGAAGCTTGATGCGTTCATGCGGATGACCAATCTCCCGCATGAATCGCTCACGGCAGCTACGCCGTTTGGCGGCCCCAAGAAGAAGGCGCCTTGGATCACTCACAAAGGCCGCAAGATCGGCGATTCCGCGATCATTATCGATTATCTGAAGGAAACTTTCGGAGTCGATCCCGATGCCCATCTGGATGCAAGCCAACGCGGCATTGCCCGGGCGATCCAGCGGCTGGTCGAAGAAAACCTGTATTGGGCGATGGTGTATGATCGCTGGCAGCGCCCCTCAAACTGGCCGATCCTGACCGGGTCGGTGCTGGGCGATATTCCCCTGCCGATACGCATGGTGCTGGCCCCGATCGCGCGGCGCGGTGTGGCCAAACAATTGGCGGGCCATGGAATGGGTCTGCATGCAGAGCACGAGATCGAAGATATTGCCCGCGGCGATATCGATGCGCTGGCAGGCATACTGGGCGATCAGGAGTGGTTTCTGGGCAACCAGCCAAGCATGGCGGACGCGACCGTCTATTCGCTGCTCGCCAACATCATCTATGTGCCCTTTGCCAGCCCGATGAATGCGATGATCGAGGGCCATCGAAACTTACGCGCGTTCCTCGACCGGTTCCGCGCGCGGTTCTATCCGGAGGAAGTCTCGGACTGA
- the glmU gene encoding bifunctional UDP-N-acetylglucosamine diphosphorylase/glucosamine-1-phosphate N-acetyltransferase GlmU: MSTTREFAAVILAAGKGTRMKSDLHKVLHPIAGRAMLDHLMAQVDALSPSEKVVVVGAGREQIEGAVEGRAKTCLQEPQHGTGHAVQMAEEDLKDYSGDVLILYGDVPFVRSSTMDMMLDRLHQDDAPAVVVLAFEPDDALQYGRVIADEAGHISKMVEFKDASDDERACTLCNSGLMAVKGADLFDLLRRVDNNNSQGEYYLVDIVNIARDDGRHSAVVVTDDPGEVAGINSRAELAQAEAQWQQLKREEAMTAGVTLRAPETVFFSYDTELGRDVVVEPNVVFGPGVKVGDGSIIKAFSHLEGATLARNCSVGPYARLRPGAVLEDHAFIGNFVEMKKATLGEGAKASHLTYLGDTTVGAGANIGAGTITCNYDGYFKYQTVIGERAFIGSNSALVAPVKIGADAIVAAGSTVTRDVADGELRMERAEQSVKPGWADRFHDTMKKKKAEAKK, translated from the coding sequence ATGAGCACCACACGAGAATTTGCCGCTGTCATCCTTGCCGCGGGCAAGGGCACCCGCATGAAGTCCGACCTGCACAAGGTCCTGCACCCGATTGCTGGGCGGGCGATGCTCGACCACCTGATGGCGCAGGTGGATGCCCTGTCGCCATCGGAAAAGGTCGTGGTCGTCGGCGCAGGCCGCGAACAGATCGAGGGGGCCGTTGAAGGCCGGGCGAAGACCTGCCTGCAAGAGCCGCAGCATGGAACCGGCCACGCCGTCCAGATGGCGGAAGAGGACCTGAAAGACTATTCCGGCGATGTGCTGATCCTTTACGGCGATGTGCCCTTCGTGCGCAGTTCGACCATGGATATGATGCTCGATCGCCTGCATCAGGATGATGCTCCAGCGGTGGTCGTCCTCGCTTTCGAACCTGATGATGCGCTGCAGTACGGACGGGTGATCGCCGACGAGGCCGGCCACATTTCCAAGATGGTCGAGTTTAAGGATGCGAGCGATGACGAGCGCGCCTGCACCTTGTGCAATTCGGGCCTGATGGCGGTGAAAGGTGCGGACCTGTTCGACCTGCTGCGCCGGGTCGACAACAACAATTCCCAAGGCGAATATTACCTCGTCGATATCGTCAATATAGCCCGTGACGATGGCCGCCACAGCGCGGTTGTCGTCACGGATGACCCGGGTGAAGTGGCGGGTATCAACAGCCGCGCCGAACTGGCTCAGGCCGAGGCACAGTGGCAGCAGCTGAAGCGCGAAGAAGCCATGACGGCTGGCGTCACCCTGCGGGCACCTGAAACAGTCTTCTTCAGCTATGATACGGAGCTGGGCCGCGACGTGGTGGTCGAACCTAATGTCGTTTTCGGCCCAGGGGTGAAGGTTGGTGATGGCAGCATCATCAAGGCGTTCAGCCATCTGGAAGGCGCAACGCTGGCCCGGAATTGCTCGGTCGGCCCTTATGCTCGCCTGCGGCCTGGAGCCGTGCTGGAAGATCACGCCTTTATCGGCAACTTCGTGGAGATGAAGAAAGCGACACTGGGTGAAGGGGCCAAGGCCAGCCATCTGACCTATCTGGGTGATACGACGGTCGGCGCGGGCGCCAATATCGGAGCGGGTACAATCACTTGCAATTATGATGGCTATTTCAAATACCAGACCGTGATCGGGGAGAGGGCCTTTATCGGTTCGAACAGCGCGTTGGTGGCCCCGGTGAAGATCGGCGCGGATGCGATTGTCGCTGCGGGCAGCACGGTGACCCGCGATGTGGCCGATGGCGAATTGCGGATGGAGCGCGCCGAGCAATCGGTGAAGCCAGGCTGGGCCGACCGTTTCCATGACACGATGAAAAAGAAGAAGGCCGAGGCGAAAAAGTGA
- a CDS encoding HAD hydrolase-like protein encodes MADFPFDAVGFDLDGTLLDTFRDLGAAVNHALDLGGFKPVPVGSSKDLIGGGAKIMLARAVEQQGGMPEDDFHALYKQMLRYYSENNAVHSRPYPGVVEALDALASRNVQMAVVTNKFEEFATSILTTLGLADRFVTIIGGDTMGKGNAKPKPDAVIEARKRCGADGPAGSFAFVGDSTYDVAAAKGAGVPVIVAAYGYCDKPPHELGGDAVIERFDQLLPALERL; translated from the coding sequence ATGGCTGACTTTCCCTTTGATGCAGTCGGGTTCGATCTCGACGGCACTCTGCTCGACACATTTCGCGATCTCGGCGCGGCGGTAAACCATGCCCTCGACCTGGGCGGATTCAAACCTGTTCCGGTCGGGAGCAGCAAGGATCTGATCGGCGGCGGTGCCAAGATCATGCTGGCTCGCGCGGTAGAGCAGCAAGGCGGAATGCCGGAGGATGATTTCCACGCGCTCTACAAGCAGATGCTGCGCTATTATTCAGAGAACAACGCGGTCCATTCGCGCCCCTATCCCGGCGTCGTCGAGGCTCTGGACGCGCTGGCATCGCGCAATGTGCAGATGGCAGTGGTGACCAACAAGTTCGAAGAATTCGCGACCAGCATCCTGACCACGCTGGGGCTGGCCGATCGCTTCGTCACGATCATCGGCGGCGATACGATGGGCAAAGGCAATGCCAAGCCCAAGCCCGACGCCGTGATCGAGGCCCGCAAACGCTGCGGCGCGGATGGACCGGCTGGCTCCTTCGCTTTTGTTGGCGACAGCACGTATGACGTGGCCGCCGCCAAGGGCGCAGGCGTGCCGGTGATTGTCGCGGCCTATGGCTATTGCGACAAGCCTCCGCACGAACTCGGCGGCGATGCGGTGATCGAACGATTCGACCAATTGTTGCCCGCGCTTGAACGATTGTAA
- a CDS encoding SDR family NAD(P)-dependent oxidoreductase, translating to MTISFKDKVAIVTGAGGGLGREYALELARRGAKVVVNDLGGSRDGTGSSDAAAEVVAEIKAAGGEAMANGGSVTEYEQMEKMVADAKQKWGGVHILINNAGVLRDKSFAKMTPDDFEFVVKVHLTGSAFATKACWETFREQAYGRILMTASSTGLFGNFGQANYGAAKLGLAGLTKTLQLEGAKYNIKVNSLSPVAGTRMTEDLFPEEAFKLFSPENVAPAALYLVSEDAPSNQIVGAGAGGFHSAWVMMNDAVWLPEGQRTVEGFADAWDEINAMTNLKAPQSGSEQSGAILAAMQKVLGADAGPSSTRG from the coding sequence ATGACCATTTCGTTCAAAGACAAAGTCGCCATCGTCACCGGCGCAGGCGGCGGCCTGGGCCGTGAATATGCGCTCGAACTGGCCCGCCGCGGTGCCAAGGTTGTGGTCAACGATCTGGGCGGTTCGCGTGACGGCACAGGGTCTTCGGATGCCGCTGCCGAAGTGGTCGCGGAAATCAAGGCCGCTGGCGGCGAAGCCATGGCCAATGGCGGCTCGGTCACCGAATACGAGCAGATGGAAAAGATGGTTGCCGACGCCAAGCAGAAATGGGGCGGCGTGCACATCCTGATCAACAATGCTGGTGTCCTGCGCGACAAGAGCTTCGCCAAGATGACGCCTGACGACTTCGAATTCGTGGTCAAGGTGCACCTGACCGGTTCGGCCTTCGCGACCAAGGCATGCTGGGAAACTTTCCGCGAGCAGGCCTATGGCCGCATCTTGATGACGGCGAGCTCTACCGGCCTGTTCGGCAATTTCGGCCAGGCCAATTACGGTGCGGCGAAGCTCGGCCTCGCCGGTCTGACCAAGACGCTCCAGCTCGAAGGCGCGAAATACAACATCAAGGTCAATTCGCTCAGCCCGGTCGCCGGCACGCGCATGACCGAAGACCTGTTCCCCGAAGAAGCCTTCAAGCTGTTCTCACCCGAAAATGTGGCGCCTGCTGCGCTTTACCTCGTCAGCGAAGATGCTCCGTCGAACCAGATCGTCGGCGCGGGCGCCGGTGGTTTCCACTCCGCATGGGTGATGATGAACGATGCCGTGTGGCTGCCGGAAGGCCAGCGCACGGTCGAAGGGTTCGCCGATGCGTGGGACGAGATCAACGCGATGACCAACCTCAAGGCACCGCAATCCGGTTCCGAACAGTCAGGCGCGATTTTGGCTGCCATGCAGAAGGTCCTCGGTGCCGACGCAGGCCCTTCCAGCACCCGCGGGTAA
- a CDS encoding DUF2794 domain-containing protein — translation MNSPLGGTVVAFPGRKPSQVPFEREELQRILDLYGRMVAAGEWRDYAMEFTKEAAIFAAFRRAAERPQARVEKRPSLRNKQGMWTLFGEHGQILKRGHELAGVLAPVERRLLKTIEG, via the coding sequence ATGAATTCGCCCCTTGGCGGTACCGTCGTTGCATTTCCCGGTCGCAAACCCAGCCAAGTGCCGTTCGAGCGGGAGGAATTGCAGCGCATCCTCGATTTGTATGGTCGCATGGTCGCCGCGGGCGAGTGGCGCGATTACGCGATGGAATTCACCAAGGAAGCCGCCATTTTCGCAGCTTTCCGTCGCGCCGCAGAACGCCCGCAAGCGCGGGTGGAGAAGCGTCCATCGCTACGTAACAAGCAAGGCATGTGGACACTGTTCGGCGAGCACGGCCAAATCCTGAAACGCGGGCACGAACTCGCCGGCGTGCTGGCCCCGGTCGAGCGGCGGCTGCTCAAGACGATCGAGGGTTAG
- the epsC gene encoding serine O-acetyltransferase EpsC — protein sequence MLKGLIDYLDSVHRRDPAPRSRWEILLYPGVWALGFHRAAHWLFEAKLYFLARLVNHFGRFLTAIDIHPGARIGKHFFIDHGFTVIGETAEIGDNVTIYQCVTLGGTNPTNGKGGKRHPTIGDNVIIGSGAQVIGPITVGTRARIGANAVVTDDVAEGATMIGMKARSTLVPAEEWIKEFIPYGTPCDEPCEDQVAEGAKRIESLEADLELLKAQIEQLKSAPAPETARRSGTDS from the coding sequence ATGCTGAAGGGTCTGATCGACTATCTGGACTCGGTCCACCGGCGCGATCCCGCACCGCGTTCCCGTTGGGAAATCCTCCTCTATCCGGGCGTCTGGGCGCTGGGGTTCCATCGCGCAGCGCATTGGCTGTTCGAGGCCAAGCTCTATTTCCTTGCCCGGCTTGTGAACCATTTCGGGCGCTTCCTGACCGCCATCGACATCCACCCCGGGGCCAGGATCGGCAAACATTTTTTCATCGACCATGGATTTACCGTGATCGGCGAGACCGCCGAGATTGGCGACAATGTCACAATCTACCAGTGTGTGACGCTTGGCGGGACCAACCCGACCAATGGCAAGGGCGGCAAGCGGCACCCGACCATTGGTGACAATGTCATTATCGGATCCGGCGCGCAGGTGATTGGCCCCATCACGGTGGGCACGCGTGCGCGAATCGGTGCCAATGCGGTAGTGACGGATGATGTGGCCGAGGGCGCAACCATGATCGGCATGAAAGCCCGTTCGACCCTGGTTCCGGCAGAAGAATGGATCAAGGAGTTCATTCCCTATGGCACCCCTTGCGATGAGCCGTGCGAGGATCAGGTTGCGGAAGGCGCCAAAAGGATTGAGTCGCTCGAAGCGGATCTTGAGCTGCTCAAGGCGCAGATCGAACAATTGAAATCTGCGCCAGCGCCCGAAACGGCACGCCGCAGCGGGACCGATAGCTGA
- a CDS encoding ATPase, whose translation MSQIALPLAQGLPADPASIVVGNANAHVAEALADPSNWPFGTAILMGPARAGKSLLARWFEGAGKGSAIDGADNWDETELFHRWNRAREQDEALLLVADGDRWDITLPDLKSRLGAALHLEIGTPDDAMLADLIQSHATRRGLALGEGALTYLVPRATRSFADIEKLVAMIDRLTLERKAAPTQGIWRDALEAVQGPEQARLL comes from the coding sequence ATGTCGCAAATCGCATTGCCACTGGCGCAGGGTTTGCCCGCCGATCCCGCCAGTATCGTGGTCGGTAACGCCAATGCCCATGTGGCTGAGGCACTGGCAGATCCGTCGAACTGGCCTTTTGGTACAGCCATTCTGATGGGGCCGGCCCGGGCGGGAAAATCGCTGTTGGCGCGTTGGTTCGAGGGCGCAGGCAAGGGCAGTGCTATCGATGGCGCTGACAACTGGGACGAAACCGAGCTGTTCCACCGCTGGAACCGCGCACGCGAACAGGACGAAGCGCTGCTGCTGGTCGCTGACGGGGATCGATGGGACATTACCTTGCCGGACCTCAAATCCCGCCTCGGCGCCGCGCTGCATCTGGAAATCGGCACCCCCGACGATGCGATGCTGGCGGACCTAATCCAGAGCCATGCGACTCGCCGTGGACTTGCACTTGGCGAGGGGGCACTTACCTATCTTGTCCCTCGGGCGACGCGCAGCTTCGCCGATATCGAGAAACTGGTGGCCATGATTGACCGCCTGACCCTCGAGCGCAAAGCGGCTCCGACCCAGGGAATTTGGCGCGATGCGCTAGAAGCGGTACAAGGGCCGGAGCAGGCACGCTTGCTATAA
- a CDS encoding heavy-metal-associated domain-containing protein, protein MALTLTLHERPIAPGIILAGLGLLAALGIGLAVATAQVDGDRGIAVVTASSDIDVGGIEVDVTGDDADDARQKGWRRAQREAWAKLGGPTLSDGQLQSLVSAVVIERERVGSKRYIATLGVIFDRQRAGRYLGGTAQARRSAPMLLIPVTISGGTELVYEQRNPWQRAWAEYQAGTSRIDYVRPSGAGGDSLLLTYGQTSRRSRAWWNTILDQFGAADVLVPIVRLQYQYPGGPVEGAFTARYGPDNRYLDSFTLTADSPDEVPAMMVQAVSQFDEIFSKALADGKLRPDPTLSQRGIDADPVLQRLIEAGRAAVAQERAAAAAEAAAEAGESAEGNETAPTPTPSPTAATLNTYVVQFATPSAGAVDATLAAVNATPGVRGAATSSLAIGGTSVMRVTYGGSLGDLAAALRSRGFSVNQGSNALAISR, encoded by the coding sequence ATGGCACTGACATTGACCCTTCACGAACGCCCGATCGCACCCGGCATTATCCTGGCTGGCCTTGGCCTGCTGGCGGCGCTGGGTATCGGCCTGGCGGTCGCAACTGCGCAAGTGGATGGTGACCGCGGGATCGCGGTGGTCACGGCCAGCAGCGATATCGATGTCGGCGGGATCGAAGTCGACGTGACCGGCGACGACGCGGACGATGCGCGGCAGAAGGGCTGGCGCCGTGCCCAGCGTGAAGCATGGGCCAAGCTGGGCGGGCCGACATTGTCCGACGGCCAGCTTCAGTCGCTGGTTTCTGCCGTCGTAATCGAGCGAGAGCGGGTAGGCAGCAAGCGTTACATCGCGACACTCGGCGTGATATTCGACCGGCAACGGGCCGGGCGCTATCTTGGCGGAACAGCCCAGGCGCGGCGATCCGCCCCGATGCTGCTGATTCCGGTAACGATCTCCGGCGGGACAGAACTGGTCTACGAACAGCGCAATCCGTGGCAGCGAGCGTGGGCGGAGTATCAAGCAGGTACCAGCCGCATCGATTATGTCCGGCCGTCTGGCGCGGGCGGCGATTCGCTGCTGCTCACCTATGGCCAGACCAGCCGACGCAGCCGGGCGTGGTGGAATACGATCCTGGACCAGTTTGGCGCCGCCGATGTGCTGGTGCCGATCGTGCGGCTGCAATACCAATATCCTGGCGGCCCTGTCGAAGGTGCCTTCACGGCGCGATACGGCCCGGACAACCGCTATCTCGACAGTTTCACCCTGACAGCAGATTCGCCAGATGAAGTCCCGGCGATGATGGTGCAGGCGGTCAGCCAGTTTGATGAGATCTTTTCCAAGGCCTTGGCCGACGGAAAGTTGCGGCCCGATCCGACTTTGAGCCAACGCGGGATCGATGCCGATCCTGTGCTGCAGCGCCTGATCGAGGCCGGTCGTGCTGCCGTAGCGCAAGAACGCGCTGCCGCTGCCGCAGAAGCCGCTGCCGAAGCAGGCGAGAGCGCTGAAGGCAACGAGACCGCGCCAACGCCAACGCCAAGCCCGACAGCGGCCACGCTCAACACCTATGTTGTCCAGTTTGCGACGCCAAGCGCTGGTGCGGTCGATGCCACTCTGGCCGCCGTCAATGCGACGCCCGGTGTGCGTGGGGCTGCAACCAGTTCGCTCGCCATTGGCGGAACTTCGGTCATGCGGGTTACTTATGGCGGCAGCCTCGGCGATCTCGCCGCAGCGCTACGCTCGCGCGGGTTTAGCGTAAACCAGGGCAGCAACGCGCTCGCCATCAGCCGATAG
- the purM gene encoding phosphoribosylformylglycinamidine cyclo-ligase, whose product MAADSSQKTGYTYADAGVSIDAGNALVKAIGPLVKATARPGADAELGGFGGFFDPKAAGYADPLLVAANDGVGTKLKLAIDHDRHDAVGIDLVAMCVNDLIVQGAEPLFFLDYFATGKLENGVAERVVAGIAEGCKQAGCALIGGETAEMPGMYAEGDYDLAGFCVGAVERGEQLTGDKVAPGHVLLGLASSGVHSNGYSLVRRLAADKGWKLDRPALFDNDKLLIDHLLEPTRIYVASLLPAIRTGAIDALAHITGGGLLENIPRVLPDGAHAVVDADAWEQPRLMAFLQAQGGIESAEMARTFNCGVGMVLAVEPGKVETVMGQLREAGETVHRIGMVEAGDKGCTVRGSAGTWSATADWEVRHLG is encoded by the coding sequence ATGGCTGCGGATAGTTCACAGAAAACCGGTTACACCTATGCCGATGCAGGCGTCTCGATCGATGCCGGAAATGCCCTCGTCAAGGCGATCGGGCCGCTCGTCAAAGCGACTGCCCGCCCCGGTGCAGACGCCGAATTGGGCGGTTTCGGCGGCTTTTTCGATCCCAAGGCGGCAGGCTATGCAGACCCATTGCTGGTCGCTGCGAATGATGGGGTCGGCACCAAGCTGAAACTGGCCATCGATCATGACCGGCACGACGCTGTTGGCATCGATCTGGTCGCAATGTGCGTGAATGACCTGATCGTGCAGGGTGCAGAGCCGCTTTTCTTCCTCGACTACTTCGCCACAGGCAAGCTGGAGAACGGCGTTGCCGAGCGAGTCGTGGCCGGCATCGCCGAAGGCTGCAAGCAGGCAGGCTGCGCCCTGATCGGCGGCGAGACCGCTGAAATGCCGGGCATGTATGCCGAAGGCGACTACGACCTTGCCGGTTTTTGTGTTGGCGCTGTCGAGCGCGGCGAACAATTGACCGGCGACAAGGTCGCGCCCGGGCATGTCTTGCTGGGCCTTGCCAGCTCAGGCGTGCACTCCAACGGCTATTCCCTCGTCAGGCGGCTAGCCGCCGACAAAGGCTGGAAGCTCGACCGCCCGGCCCTGTTCGACAATGACAAGCTGCTGATCGACCATTTGCTGGAACCAACCCGCATCTATGTCGCCAGCCTGCTGCCCGCCATCCGCACCGGTGCAATCGACGCTTTGGCTCACATCACCGGTGGCGGCTTGCTGGAAAATATTCCGCGCGTGCTGCCCGACGGCGCGCATGCTGTGGTTGATGCCGATGCCTGGGAGCAGCCTCGCCTGATGGCTTTCCTGCAAGCGCAAGGCGGCATCGAATCTGCCGAAATGGCGCGTACATTCAATTGCGGGGTAGGCATGGTGCTGGCAGTGGAGCCCGGCAAAGTCGAAACGGTCATGGGTCAACTGCGCGAGGCAGGCGAAACAGTCCACCGGATCGGCATGGTCGAAGCTGGAGACAAAGGCTGCACCGTGCGGGGTTCCGCAGGCACATGGTCGGCCACTGCCGACTGGGAAGTGCGGCACCTTGGCTGA
- the purN gene encoding phosphoribosylglycinamide formyltransferase: protein MADAPLARVAVLISGSGTNMAALLYASRLPNSPFEIVLVASNDPHAGGLSIAEAEGIPTFALSHKGMERADHDLLMDEAIREHGAQFVALAGYMRILSDEMVARWEGKMLNIHPSLLPKYKGLDPHARALDAGDEYAGCSVHLVTGELDGGQVLGQSEVAILAGDTPETLAYRVKLAEHQLYPRALSDFVSQPFDSAWLLERVRSLALALPEAEERPSHGSPGWRTGGKSGKYFAYFSDQHHGAEHIALLAKTSGQDELAALIDGDPQAFYKPAFYGASGWVGLILNRPDCDWEQVEYWLGRSWQAVAPKRLTKLMDAADEF, encoded by the coding sequence TTGGCTGATGCGCCTCTCGCCAGGGTCGCGGTGCTGATTTCGGGCAGCGGCACCAATATGGCGGCGCTTCTTTATGCCAGTCGCCTGCCCAATTCCCCGTTCGAAATCGTCCTCGTTGCCAGCAATGATCCCCATGCGGGCGGCCTATCGATCGCCGAGGCTGAAGGCATCCCGACCTTCGCACTCAGCCATAAAGGGATGGAACGCGCCGATCACGATCTTCTGATGGACGAGGCGATCCGCGAACATGGCGCCCAATTCGTGGCACTGGCCGGGTATATGCGGATCCTGTCGGACGAAATGGTGGCGCGATGGGAAGGCAAAATGCTCAATATCCACCCCTCCCTGCTGCCGAAATACAAGGGGCTCGACCCGCATGCCCGTGCGCTCGATGCGGGGGATGAATATGCCGGTTGCTCGGTCCACCTGGTCACCGGAGAGCTCGATGGCGGGCAGGTTCTGGGCCAGTCCGAGGTCGCCATTCTCGCCGGGGATACGCCCGAGACGCTGGCCTATCGGGTCAAGCTGGCAGAGCACCAGCTCTATCCGCGCGCGCTGTCCGACTTCGTGTCGCAGCCGTTTGATTCCGCGTGGTTGCTGGAGCGGGTGCGATCACTCGCCTTGGCCCTGCCCGAAGCAGAGGAGCGCCCCAGCCATGGCTCCCCCGGATGGCGCACAGGCGGGAAAAGCGGCAAGTACTTCGCCTATTTCAGTGACCAGCATCACGGGGCCGAGCACATCGCCCTGCTCGCCAAGACCAGTGGGCAAGACGAACTGGCTGCCTTGATCGATGGCGATCCCCAAGCCTTCTACAAACCCGCCTTTTACGGCGCGAGCGGCTGGGTAGGCCTGATCCTGAACCGCCCCGATTGCGATTGGGAACAGGTCGAATACTGGCTAGGCCGCAGCTGGCAGGCCGTGGCCCCCAAACGCCTGACCAAGCTGATGGATGCTGCGGACGAATTTTAG
- a CDS encoding NADP-dependent oxidoreductase: MFENRRVFLKEFAVDLPTLDNFGVEDVAITEVPEGQIVVKSHTLSVDAWIRTTLSDAGMHARSNLGQTIRAFGVGEVVASTHPDWQVGDWAYGLLCAQTHALLEPDGLQKVTLEEGIDPAAIVGPLGITTGLTAWVGLIAVGEMKAGETVLVSGAAGAVGSCVVQLAKSRGAHVIGIAGGAEKCAYLTSEVGADAAIDYKQGNVTEQIAATAPDGIEVFFDNVGGDILDSALDNLRPTGGARIAICGAISQYENLDDVQGPKLYLRLAERNASMRGFVVSHHAARFPEAVEEISALLRSGNLALHEHAVEGVENFPEALLMLYAGKHFGNLVVRA; this comes from the coding sequence ATGTTCGAAAACCGCCGCGTATTCCTCAAAGAATTTGCCGTGGATTTACCCACGTTGGACAATTTCGGGGTGGAGGATGTTGCCATCACCGAAGTGCCCGAGGGGCAAATCGTGGTGAAGTCACACACGCTCTCTGTAGACGCGTGGATCCGCACCACCCTGAGCGATGCCGGAATGCACGCACGCTCCAATCTCGGCCAGACCATCAGGGCTTTCGGAGTCGGCGAAGTGGTCGCCAGCACCCATCCTGACTGGCAGGTGGGCGATTGGGCCTACGGTTTGCTGTGCGCCCAGACACACGCCCTGCTCGAGCCCGATGGCCTGCAAAAGGTGACTCTGGAGGAGGGGATTGATCCGGCCGCCATCGTCGGTCCGCTGGGCATCACGACTGGGCTCACCGCATGGGTCGGCCTGATCGCAGTGGGCGAAATGAAAGCGGGCGAGACTGTGCTCGTGTCAGGCGCAGCAGGCGCAGTTGGCTCCTGCGTGGTGCAACTGGCAAAGAGCCGCGGGGCCCATGTCATCGGGATCGCGGGCGGCGCGGAAAAATGCGCCTATCTCACCAGCGAGGTCGGTGCGGATGCCGCGATCGACTACAAGCAGGGCAATGTGACCGAGCAAATCGCAGCGACCGCGCCAGACGGGATCGAGGTGTTCTTTGACAATGTCGGCGGCGATATTCTCGATAGCGCACTCGACAATCTGCGTCCCACCGGCGGCGCCCGCATTGCGATTTGCGGTGCCATCTCGCAGTATGAGAACCTCGACGATGTGCAGGGCCCGAAGCTCTATCTCCGGCTCGCCGAACGCAACGCCTCTATGCGCGGCTTCGTCGTCAGCCATCACGCCGCCCGCTTCCCCGAGGCCGTAGAAGAAATTTCTGCCCTGCTCCGCTCAGGCAACCTGGCACTACACGAGCACGCCGTGGAGGGGGTCGAGAATTTTCCGGAGGCGTTGCTGATGCTTTATGCAGGCAAACACTTTGGAAATCTGGTGGTGCGGGCCTGA